A single window of Rhodamnia argentea isolate NSW1041297 chromosome 5, ASM2092103v1, whole genome shotgun sequence DNA harbors:
- the LOC115754439 gene encoding xylan glycosyltransferase MUCI21-like, whose amino-acid sequence MRRTRAIAVTCLGLLVMILALDINLTSFMDLTGIQGLKAWARVPGATKPRTSASLSSDIHGSPITCDRSHASYDLCTIHGPALLDPAPATISPLDRASPPHAPVKTGPYTRKRDLRALSRVKELTITSSSPPPNATCGATQAAPALVFSAGGYTGNFFHEFSDGLVPLFITVESMFPASNVTLAVVDCRDGWLRKYADVLSHLSRRPVINLDRQEETLCFPSITVALITHAPMTIDPKLLPHPKSLRYLASFLEGVYGGGRAVAPPPSPASGGRPRPVLVSRPRSAGRAFLNQAELEALAERTGFEVRGFAPTHEVRLAESYRLVQESHAMTGVHGAAMTHAVFLRRGSVLLQVVPVGTAWLSEAYFGRPARVLGLEYVEYRIGANESSLAEQYGVDSLAMKDPRAVVGGGVEEDGFVLEVAECEVGLGEVEVVLREGLRQGQGVHGGWRVELALKHAIESRRRICCVTSSLCLVPLHRMSRWDQENSGVDRSSG is encoded by the exons ATGAGGAGAACGCGCGCGATTGCAGTGACTTGTCTAGGGCTGCTCGTGATGATTCTAGCCCTCGACATCAATCTAACATCCTTCATGGATTTGACCGGAATTCAAG GGCTAAAAGCCTGGGCACGGGTCCCAGGGGCTACCAAGCCGAGGACATCGGCCTCACTATCATCGGACATACACGGATCACCGATCACCTGCGACCGATCTCACGCCTCCTACGATCTGTGCACCATCCACGGCCCTGCTTTGCTGGACCCCGCCCCCGCCACGATCTCTCCCTTGGACCGGGCCTCGCCGCCGCATGCCCCGGTGAAGACCGGCCCTTACACGCGGAAGAGGGACCTGCGTGCGCTCTCGCGGGTCAAAGAGCTGACCATAACCTCTTCCTCGCCCCCGCCCAACGCCACGTGCGGAGCCACGCAGGCGGCCCCCGCCCTAGTGTTCAGCGCCGGCGGCTACACCGGCAATTTCTTCCACGAGTTCAGCGACGGCCTCGTCCCGCTCTTCATCACCGTCGAGTCCATGTTTCCTGCCAGCAACGTCACCCTCGCGGTCGTTGATTGTCGCGACGGGTGGCTCCGGAAGTACGCGGACGTGCTCTCCCACCTCAGCCGCCGCCCGGTCATCAACCTGGACAGGCAGGAGGAGACTCTCTGCTTCCCGTCCATCACCGTTGCGCTGATCACGCACGCTCCGATGACTATCGACCCCAAGCTGCTTCCGCATCCGAAGAGCCTGCGCTATTTGGCATCCTTCCTCGAAGGCGTCTACGGCGGCGGCAGGGCGGTGGCTCCTCCACCGAGCCCAGCTTCCGGAGGGAGGCCGCGACCGGTGTTGGTGAGCCGGCCGAGGAGCGCCGGACGCGCATTCTTGAACCAGGCAGAGCTGGAGGCCCTAGCGGAGAGGACTGGGTTCGAGGTGAGGGGATTCGCGCCGACCCATGAAGTGCGGTTGGCAGAGTCATACAGACTGGTGCAGGAGAGCCACGCCATGACAGGGGTGCACGGGGCGGCAATGACCCACGCGGTTTTCCTGCGACGGGGGTCGGTGCTGTTGCAGGTGGTGCCGGTGGGGACGGCGTGGTTGTCGGAGGCCTACTTCGGGAGGCCGGCGAGGGTGCTGGGGCTGGAGTACGTGGAGTACAGGATCGGGGCGAACGAGAGCAGCCTGGCGGAGCAGTACGGCGTCGACAGCTTGGCGATGAAGGATCCGAGGGCGGTGGTGGGAGGGGGAGTGGAAGAAGATGGGTTTGTACTTGAAGTCGCAGAATGTGAGGTTGGACTTGGGGAGGTTGAGGTCGTCCTTAGAGAGGGCTTACGTCAAGGCCAAGGCGTTCATGGAGGTTGGAGAGTCGAGTTAGCACTTAAGCATGCGATTGAATCGAGACGGCGGATCTGTTGCGTAACTTCTTCTCTTTGTCTCGTTCCTTTACATCGTATGTCAAGGTGGGATCAGGAGAATTCTGGTGTAGATAGATCCTCGGGGTGA
- the LOC115750171 gene encoding uncharacterized protein LOC115750171, which produces MGTEIQLKGNLPGHHSMRDLNEASNSCSWSLFNGERTLQNGHYYNGFLPGPAADIFPGYGKDIVKQKMLEHEAIFRDQVYELHRLYKIQKDLMDDVKRKEALKARMPVETSLASSPLVSQITCEDNRKWQIPSFPVANPSYAGPSAEGIHSPVNSMKGHSMPPATFASPNGDIFKTSETPDSRPLKVRRKTFDLQLPADEYIDTDDQEQVDHGKDMSNFPNQDCKFAFHNAVNKIRGDSGKTSVGHASESGLNAKKRNVADLNQPIEVDEISASPYIDLESHGFPHGENRVQEHSFKPKSINLALPYDDAQSSHRGSNNGTLFNLHQVSERNGRGLFSHMLETGDIKGKKSTSHGLHIHGLLKEVHDAPYNPTDQSTVSESRERTICGLETSVNAQRPESVMSSLEKAGKSSQKSLPFQMHPRIVSSSTHSTSTQPGDRNHAIYGDKWHEGDVRPNRGFAKELLNQNGFNNVSYLDSRELSSRLPVLNYDHVKSFGDRKLPSKDFVDHTSAKYHGCSSSINANTGREVDLNRVLGNGTSNSLVLPQGGGITDAENKREDHVVMLPWLRAKTACQNEVTVRSELNSRGSNLHQPSSSICLTSPTQMLSQSSRSVLCSNEIDAKRSDFGAFSSNKKILGFPIFEKSPFSKNDSFSLNSPSASLPHLSEGEVVEKERKVRLLDINLPCDSISEFGKMTPTGNPAVQKGIASTVSSIRHQIDLNLCVSDDETVAMPSVSTTCTNGKRISGIDLEAPVVPESEEIIFDVEFAEKEGERSTHSLQQENGHPRNEIVKVAAETIVAISSASHQNYLNKINSRSPESLEDPLNWFADIVLSCGDGMGGRLEAASKAINRRYDEDSSSEETDYFESMTLKLTETKSDEYLPKPFIPEALKVDESAAATSTPSRPRRGQVRRGRQRRDFQRDILPGLASLSRHEVTEDLQTFGGLMRATGHVWQSGLMRRNSRTGCARGRRRSTGSLSAATSLGPKCTPLIQQLNNIEVGVGLEEKSLTGWGKTTRRPRRQRCPAGNPPSLALT; this is translated from the exons ATGGGAACAGAAATCCAACTGAAAGGCAATCTTCCTGGACATCACTCAATGAGGGATCTGAATGAGGCTTCCAACAGTTGTAGCTGGTCGCTGTTTAATGGAGAAAGGACCTTGCAGAATGGACATTATTACAATGGCTTTTTGCCGGGGCCAGCTGCAGATATTTTTCCTGGATACGGCAAAGATATAGTGAAGCAAAAGATGCTTGAGCATGAGGCCATATTCAGGGACCAG GTATATGAACTACACCGTCTGTACAAAATACAGAAGGACCTGATGGATGATGTTAAAAGGAAAGAGGCACTAAAAGCTCGGATGCCTGTTGAAACATCACTAGCATCAAGCCCTTTAGTGTCTCAAATTACATGTGAAGACAATCGGAAATGGCAAATCCCGAGCTTCCCTGTTGCAAACCCCAGTTACGCTGGGCCATCTGCGGAAGGAATCCATTCTCCTGTCAATTCTATGAAGGGACATAGCATGCCACCTGCTACTTTTGCTTCTCCAAATGGAGATATCTTCAAGACTTCTGAGACGCCTGATTCCAGACCCTTAAAGGTCAGGAGAAAAACGTTTGACCTGCAACTCCCAGCTGATGAGTACATCGACACCGACGATCAAGAGCAGGTTGACCATGGGAAAGACATgtcaaattttcctaatcaagaTTGTAAATTTGCCTTTCACAATGCTGTAAATAAAATTCGCGGAGATAGTGGGAAGACCAGTGTGGGACATGCTTCAGAGTCTGGTTTAAATGCCAAAAAACGGAATGTGGCTGACCTGAATCAACCTATTGAGGTTGATGAAATTAGTGCTTCACCATATATTGATCTTGAGAGTCATGGTTTCCCTCATGGGGAGAACCGAGTTCAGGAACACTCTTTTAAGccaaaatcaatcaatctagcCTTACCTTATGACGATGCTCAAAGCTCTCATCGTGGAAGCAATAATGGGACTCTATTCAATTTACATCAGGTCAGCGAGAGGAATGGAAGAGGGTTGTTTTCGCACATGCTTGAAACTG GGGACATCAAGGGCAAGAAATCTACTTCTCATGGTCTCCATATCCATGGTTTGCTCAAAGAAGTCCATGACGCTCCTTACAATCCAACTGATCAAAGTACAGTCAGTGAAAGCAGAGAGAGGACCATTTGTGGCTTAGAAACCTCTGTAAATGCTCAGCGTCCAGAATCAGTAATGTCATCCTTGGAAAAAGCAGGCAAGTCAAGCCAGAAGTCACTTCCATTTCAAATGCATCCACGCATAGTTTCATCCAGTACCCACAGCACAAGTACTCAACCAGGAGATCGGAACCATGCAATATACGGTGACAAGTGGCATGAGGGGGATGTTAGACCTAACAGAGGATTTGCGAAGGAATTGCTCAATCAAAATGGCTTTAACAATGTGTCTTATCTGGATTCCAGGGAACTATCCAGCCGCCTCCCAGTACTTAACTATGACCATGTTAAGTCTTTCGGCGATAGAAAGCTACCCTCAAAGGACTTTGTTGATCACACTTCCGCTAAATATCATGGATGTTCAAGTTCCATTAATGCTAACACTGGAAGAGAGGTAGATCTGAACAGAGTACTTGGAAATGGTACATCTAATAGCTTGGTTCTGCCACAAGGGGGTGGAATCACAGATGCGGAAAACAAAAGAGAGGACCATGTCGTGATGCTGCCTTGGTTGAGGGCTAAAACAGCTTGCCAGAATGAGGTCACTGTGAGAAGCGAGCTGAATTCCAGAGGATCAAATTTGCATCAACCTTCATCTTCTATTTGCTTGACCAGTCCGACTCAAATGTTATCTCAGAGCTCAAGATCAGTTTTGTGTTCCAATGAAATTGATGCTAAGAGGAGTGATTTTGGCGCATTTTCAAGTAATAAAAAGATTCTTGGGTTTCCAATATTCGAAAAGTCGCCTTTTTCAAAGAATGATTCATTTTCTCTTAACTCACCATCTGCATCTCTTCCTCATTTGTCCGAAGGTGAAGTTGTGGAAAAGGAGAGGAAAGTGAGATTACTCGACATTAATTTGCCCTGTGATTCTATATCTGAGTTTGGTAAGATGACTCCTACAGGAAACCCTGCCGTGCAGAAAGGAATAGCTTCAACCGTGAGCTCTATTAGGcatcaaattgatttgaatCTATGTGTGAGTGATGATGAAACTGTTGCGATGCCATCGGTTTCCACTACTTGTACCAATGGAAAGCGGATATCTGGGATAGATCTGGAGGCTCCTGTGGTTCCAGAGAGTGAGGAGATCATTTTTGATGTAGAGTTTGCGGAAAAGGAAGGTGAAAGATCTACACACTCCTTACAGCAGGAAAATGGACATCCACGGAATGAAATTGTGAAAGTAGCAGCAGAGACAATAGTTGCCATCTCATCAGCCAGCCATCAAAATTATCTGAACAAGATAAACAGCAGATCACCCGAGTCTCTGGAGGACCCACTCAACTGGTTTGCTGATATTGTTCTCTCTTGTGGTGATGGCATGGGAGGCAGGCTAGAAGCTGCTTCAAAAGCTATAAACAGACGGTATGACGAAGATTCCTCATCGGAAGAGACAGATTACTTCGAGTCCATGACACTGAAACTGACAGAAACAAAGTCGGACGAATACCTGCCTAAACCATTCATCCCCGAAGCCCTCAAGGTCGATGAATCTGCTGCAGCCACTTCAACACCAAGTCGTCCCCGGCGGGGACAGGTGAGAAGAGGGAGGCAGCGGAGGGACTTCCAGAGGGATATCCTTCCAGGCCTAGCTTCTCTTTCTAGACATGAAGTAACCGAAGATCTTCAGACTTTTGGAGGGCTTATGAGAGCAACTGGCCATGTGTGGCAATCTGGATTGATGAGAAGGAACTCTAGAACTGGCTGTGCAAGGGGGAGGCGGCGGTCCACTGGTAGCCTCTCTGCTGCAACATCTCTGGGTCCCAAGTGCACTCCATTGATACAGCAGCTGAACAACATAGAGGTGGGAGTTGGGTTGGAAGAGAAGAGCCTAACTGGATGGGGAAAGACTACAAGGCGACCTCGTCGGCAAAGATGTCCGGCTGGTAATCCTCCATCACTTGCTTTAACATAA
- the LOC115754483 gene encoding mitotic checkpoint protein BUB3.3-like: protein MIAARQKLDNPIRDAISRAQFAPQSNNLLVSSWDSCLRLFDVDGSELRLEAPCEAALLSCCFQEESVAFGVGSDGSVIRYNLHTGSQDTIGSHADIATCIECSDQTRQVITAGLDKKLVFWDTRMDNVIAHSINVNGEVESLSVSGCNLMVAIGNSACVYDLRNLKRSLQLKESPVDARIRCISSSVFFKGFAVGSVDGRVAVEISSSSNSNDSSYTFRCHPKAKNGRNHLVSVNDIVFNPLGLGSFVTGDDEGYVALWDARNKRRLFELPRFGNSVASLSYSHGARLLAVASSYTYQEANELEELPEIHIFELNELPPGSASASSSGTELSLSLSLSLYLCCDSFDEAMSDEEHHFESKADAGASKTYPQQAGTIRKNGYIVIKNRPCKVVEVSTSKTGKHGHAKCHFVGIDIFNGKKLEDIVPSSHNCDVPHVTRTDYQLIDISEDGFLSLLTENGSTKDDLRLPTDETLLAQIKDGFGEGKDLVVTAMSSMGEEQICALKDIGPK, encoded by the exons ATGATTGCAGCTCGCCAGAAGCTCGATAACCCCATCAGGGACGCCATCTCCAGAGCCCAATTCGCTCCTCAGTCCAACAACCTCCTCGTCTCTTCTTGGGACTCT TGCCTCAGATTGTTTGACGTGGATGGTTCCGAGCTCAGATTAGAAGCTCCCTGCGAAGCCGCTCTTCTCAGTTGTTGCTTCCAGGAAGAATCTGTTGCTTTTGGCGTTGGCTCTGATGGTTCTGTGATAAG GTACAATTTGCACACTGGATCTCAGGACACGATTGGAAGTCATGCTGATATAGCAACCTGCATTGAATGCTCTGATCAAACTC GTCAAGTGATTACAGCTGGCTTAGACAAAAAACTAGTTTTTTGGGACACACGCATGGATAATGTTATTGCACATTCAATTAATGTAAATGGAGAGGTGGAGTCCCTCTCAGTCTCCGGGTGTAATCTAATGGTTGCAATTGGAAATTCGGCATGTGTGTATGATTTGCGCAATTTAAAAAGAtcacttcaattgaaagaatCACCAGTTGATGCTCGCATAAGATGCATAAGCTCAAGTGTTTTTTTCAAAG GATTTGCTGTTGGATCAGTCGATGGACGTGTAGCTGTTGAGATTTCTTCGTCATCCAATTCAAATGACAGCAG CTACACATTCCGGTGCCATCCGAAGGCAAAGAATGGAAGAAATCACTTGGTATCGGTGAATGACATTGTATTCAATCCGCT GGGCTTAGGTTCTTTTGTGACTGGTGATGATGAAGGGTATGTTGCTTTATGGGACGCTCGCAATAAGAGAAGACTATTCGAG CTACCCAGATTCGGAAATAGCGTGGCGTCTCTGTCCTATAGCCACGGGGCTCGTCTCTTGGCAGTTGCGTCAAGCTACACATACCAAGAAGCTAATGAATT AGAGGAACTTCCTGAGATACATATATTCGAACTCAACGAGCTTCCCCCTGGATCAGCTTCTGCTAGTAGTTCAGGCACCGAA ctctctctctctctctctctctctctctatctgtgtTGCGATTCGTTTGACGAAGCCATGTCCGACGAGGAGCACCACTTCGAGTCGAAGGCCGACGCCGGGGCTTCGAAGACTTACCCTCAGCAAGCCGGCACCATCCGCAAAAATGGCTACATCGTCATCAAAAACAGACCCTGCAAG GTTGTTGAGGTTTCTACCTCCAAAACTGGCAAGCATGGCCATGCTAAGTGTCATTTTGTTGGAATCGACATCTTTAACGGCAAGAAGCTTGAAGATATAGTTCCATCGTCTCACAACTGCGAT GTTCCCCATGTCACTCGTACTGATTACCAGCTGATTGATATTTCTGAGGATGGATTT TTGAGTCTGCTGACTGAGAATGGGAGTACGAAGGATGACCTGAGGCTTCCAACCGATGAAACTCTGCTTGCACAG ATCAAGGATGGATTTGGTGAAGGTAAAGATCTGGTTGTCACTGCTATGTCCTCCATGGGAGAGGAGCAGATCTGCGCTCTCAAAGACATTGGTCCCAAGTGA